Part of the Oncorhynchus mykiss isolate Arlee chromosome 12, USDA_OmykA_1.1, whole genome shotgun sequence genome, TGACCTGCAGAAAGAcaagtgagtgtgtgcatgtatgtgtccTGCAGCTGTGCAATTGAACCTGGTGCCAACAAACCGCTAATGTTATTGTTAGTCTAAAACATCCATTCCGCCACAGAACCAGATGTGTTCAGCTTTATTCAGCTCAAATCAATGTTGATCAATTTAATTCTCATCTCAACCATGCAAACCAAGACTAGGCTGAGAAGAGAGTAGATGGAGATGCAAACCAAATGAGCTGGCCTTATTCTGCAGTGGGAATGGTCACCGTGAACACTAATTTCCTGCACTCGGATTATAGTAACTAAACAATTTGGAGATTATGTGCATGCTAAGAGAGGGAACACAATAACAAACAATAAACAGAGGAAGTTACCATAAATGTTATTTTAAAGTACAGTAACAAGCATGTGCCTTGAAAGGAATGTTCTACTTCAGCTAGCCTGAATGTTTGTCACTGGCCAAGTTATAGTACATCATTCCAGGAACTGTGTGTCTGGCCAAGTTACAGGTCTTTCTGAAAGTTTTTATAGAAACTGCACTATCAATCATCAATGGTGTCAAACCAGCAGTCATAGAGCCTCTTCTCATCTCTTCCTCTTCTAGTGATCTGCATACTGTGTATTCCCTTTCAGTACATATTAAGTAaaggagacaggcagagagacacttGACTATTGAGATGGGTCCATAGTCTAATGACTATGTATTACCGCCATTATCAGCCGTGTGCTGACTGGGCGTCCCCAGGTCACCCAGACCCAGACCACCTAATCTGGGCCAAGGCTTTTCGGACATAATCCCCTGCAGATAAATCTTTCAGAGGAGGTTAAGTCTAGCCTGtatacacacactaacatacacacataGTTTAGTAGCCTGTTTTAGCATGCAATACAAAACCACTGATaaagcacatacagtaccagtcaaaagtttggacacctactattcaagggtttttctttatttgtactatattctgcattgtagaatagtagtgaaaacatcaaaactatgaaataaaacacagggaatcatgtagtaaccaaaaaggtgttaaacaaatcaaaatatatttgagattcttcaaagtagccaccctttgccttgatgacagctttgcacactcttggcattttctcaaccagcttcacctggaatgcttttccaacagtcttgaagtttccacatatgctgagcacttgttggctgcttttccttcactctgcgttccaactcatcctaaaccatctcaattgggttgaggtcgggtgattgtggatgccaggttatctgatgcagcacgccatccctctccttcttggtcaaatagcccttacacagcctggaggtgtgttgggtcattgtcctgttgaaaaacaaaggatAGTCCCACTAGGCTCAAACCAGAAGGGacggcatatcactgcagaatgctgtggtagtcatgctggttaatcAACCCCACATCAATGGGTCCTTGGGACCATAACACAGAGCATATAGCTTCTaactcctcttcctgttcctaagtgtgccttgaattattctaaataaatcactgacagtgtcacaagcaaagcagcatcacaccacctcctccatgcttcacggtgggaaccacacatgcagagatcatccgttaacCTATTCTGCATCTCATaaagacaaggcggttggaaccaaaaatctcaaatatggactcatcagacctaaggacacatttccaccagtctaatgtccattgctcgtgtttcttggcccaagcaagtctcttcttagtggtgtcctttagtagtggtttctttgcagcaattggaccatgaaggcctgattcactccgtctcctctgaacagttgatgttgagatgtctgttacttgaactctgaagcatttatttgggctgcaatttctgaggctggtaactctaatgaacttatcctctgcagcagaagtagctctgggtctttcctgtggtggtcctcatgagccagtttcatcatagcccttgatggtttttgcgactgcatttgaagaaactttcaaagttcttaattttctacattgactgaccttccacattgactgatgtcttaaagtaatgatggactgttgtttctctttgcttatatgagctgttctttctataatatggacttggtcttctaccaaatagggctatcttctgtataccacccctaccttgtcacaacacaactgattggctcaaacacattaattaagaaagaaagaaattccacatatgAACTTTTAACTAGGTACACCTGatcatttaaatgcattccaggtgactacctcatgaagctggttgagagaatgagtgtgcaaagctgtcaaggcaaactgttgctactttgaagaatatatatatattcgatGAACACTTTtgttggttaatacatgattccagatgtgttgtttcatagatttgatgtcttcactattatacaatgtagaaaatagtcataaagaaaaacccttgaatgagtaggtgtccaaacttttgactggtactgtacatgataAAAAACAGGCCTCTATAACCACATTCACCATCGTGTTGAACCTTTAGTCCTTTCCCTGTCCCAGGTACATGGCCTATGAGAGCCTGCGTGTGGAGCATTCCTGGCCAGCAAGGAAGGAGTCCTGTCAGGACCCAGACCCCGATGAGGAGAACTCTGTGCTCCAGCGCTCCATCCAGACCCTGCAGGCTGTTCTGGCCTCTGAGCGGGGGAAGCGGGAGGCAGCGGAACAGGAGACTGAGCTGACTGCCAGGGAGAACGGGGCTCTGGAGCAGCGGCTGGCCCTGCTGGAGGGCTGCCGGGCTAGGCAGAGGGAGCTGGAGGCAGAGGTGGAGGAGCTACGGCAGCTGTGGCAGGCCGACTACGCCAACAGGTACGATCATGACACTTTCTAATCATACTTGGTACATGTTGTTTGTATATTCGGCATAATAAAGACAATATTCTACTCCACCAGCGTCAGGAGACCTGACCGGCTACTGCTGCCTGACACTGTCTTCTTCGCCCCAGAGGAGAAGCCCAGTCTGGTACAAAAGGAGGAGGAAGTGGGCGAGCAGGGGAGGCGCAGCCTGCAGAGGTGCAACAGCGAAAGTGTTCTGAAGGGGACACTAGCAGACGACATCCGGCGGGGGCATGAACGTACATGTATCAGAAGAGCAGAGGCGGTGAAGCAGAGAGGAATCTCCCTGCTCAATGAGGTGGACGCCCAGTATAGTGCACTGCAGGTAAAGGTTTTCACTTCTCATTATTGCATAATCAACACAAAGACCGAGGGTGAAACTATTTCCATTTGTCTACGATGTGCCCTATGAATAAGAATGACAAACAAAAGGTCTAGGAGGTGAAGCAAATGACATTTTTATGCAGTAATTTGAGTTTGTTATACAGTGTGGAAAGTTGCCGATGAGTGACTGAACGTTTGCCTCCTGCAGGTCAAATACGAGGAGCTTCTGCGGCGCTGCCAGCTGGGGGCAGACGGGCTCAGTCACAAGGCCGTGCAGACACCCCACAGTTCCCACGGCACTGTCAGTTACCCCCAACGGCGCCTCTCAAGCTCGGCCACCTCCATCGGGCTCCCAGCTGTCCCAGAAGACAACGGGCCTCAGCCGGAGTACAAGGCCCTTTTCCAGGAGATCTTCACCTGCATCCAGAAGACCAAAGAGGACCTAAGTGAGAACAAGTGGCCGAGTCCGGGTCATTGACTCTGGGGACAGTGATGGCAGTATGTGTTCTTTCTGCACCTTTGAATGGACTGCTCAATAGGATATTGCTATAGGAGAGGGCCTCAAATAGCAGATTCCAAagggtgttttgtgtgtgtgtgtgtgtgcgcgcacgtgcaCTAACACCTGTACCTCTTATACAACATGTGCCCTGTTGTCTCCTTCAATCCTGTCAACGCTATCACCTCGACACGCTCCGATGGTTTCATAAGCACTTTTCTTATCTACCGTCCATCCCTTTGACTACTTTCCATCCTTATCTACAAGTTTGTTTTTGACGCAAACATTTCCAGGTCAAAGGTTGATAAATGGATTGTTTGAGTCCTGATGCTATCACCTCTTAGCATCCGACTGCTCTTATGCCTCATTTAGCTCGATTAGATGGCACCACCTCTTCACTTGAAGTCAATGGGTGCAGTAATATTAGCAACCAGGGTTTTTCTATTCTTTTGTTTTCTACTAAATTCAAGTAACCATAGCAATTAGAATGGTATGTGTATGTACCATAGATTTGGTCTTGCAGCTTAATGAGTAGGCCTACGCTGGGTTTGAAAGTGTTTGTTTGTACGCTGTTACCACGTACAGAACCACCACTGTACAGATCTTGGACTTGCTTAGACTATCTAGCAGTCTGTGTTCAATCCACTTAGTGTTAAGTCTGTCGTGGGAGCCATACCTTTTGTGCAcactgtacatattgccaaattATAGATTTAACTACATTTGTGTACCTTTTTATTATGCCAACTTAAGAGTACTCGACAAGATGGAGTACTTTATAGATgcactatatatatctatatctccacacaaaagtatgtggataccccttcaaattagtggatttggttatttcagccacacctgttgctcacaggtgtataaaatcgagcacacagccatgcaatctccatagacgcacattggcagtagaatggccttactgaagagctgtgtgactttcaatgtggcaccgtcataggatgccacctttccaaaaggtcagttcatcaaatttctgccctggcagagctgc contains:
- the LOC118936509 gene encoding cerebellar degeneration-related protein 2-like, giving the protein MLTDMIVEEEFELKDEEPWYGKQDLEHDLHLAAQLGKTLLDRNHELEQGLQQMYSTNQEQLQEIEYLTKQVDLLRQMNDQHAKVYEQLDVAARDLEQGNHRLILDNRVAQQRINCLTETINSLETHMEDLQTQVEELRTAQSDRSRRELAEQRHNLGAQSVSCLKELYDLQKDKYMAYESLRVEHSWPARKESCQDPDPDEENSVLQRSIQTLQAVLASERGKREAAEQETELTARENGALEQRLALLEGCRARQRELEAEVEELRQLWQADYANSVRRPDRLLLPDTVFFAPEEKPSLVQKEEEVGEQGRRSLQRCNSESVLKGTLADDIRRGHERTCIRRAEAVKQRGISLLNEVDAQYSALQVKYEELLRRCQLGADGLSHKAVQTPHSSHGTVSYPQRRLSSSATSIGLPAVPEDNGPQPEYKALFQEIFTCIQKTKEDLSENKWPSPGH